In Meles meles chromosome 14, mMelMel3.1 paternal haplotype, whole genome shotgun sequence, a single window of DNA contains:
- the C1QTNF9 gene encoding complement C1q and tumor necrosis factor-related protein 9A gives MRIWWLLLVTGICTRNMNSQDTCRQGHPGIPGNPGHNGLPGRDGRDGAKGDKGEAGEPGHPGGPGKDGMTGEKGERGADGKVEAKGVKGDQGSRGPPGKHGPKGFVGPMGEKGLRGETGPQGQKGDKGNVGPTGPEGLKGSTGPSGPMGLPGPVGPIGKPGPKGDAGPLGPQGDPGVRGMRGWKGDRGEKGKIGETPVLPKSAFTVGLTVLSKFPSSDVPIKFDKILYNEFSHYDVATGKFICHVAGVYYFTYHITVFSRNVQVSLVKNGVKILNTKDGYMSSEDQASGGLVLPLKLGDEVWLQAAGGERFNGLFADEDDDTTFTGFLLFGSQ, from the exons ATGAGGATCTGGTGGCTCCTGCTTGTCACTGGAATCTGCACAAGAAACATGAATTCGCAGGACACATGCAGGCAAGGGCACCCTGGCATCCCTGGGAATCCTGGTCACAATGGTTTGCCTGGGAGAGACGGACGAGATGGAGCAAAGGGCGACAAGGGCGAGGCAG GAGAACCAGGCCATCCTGGTGGTCCGGGGAAGGATGGAATgactggagagaaaggagaacGAG GAGCAGATGGAAAAGTTGAAGCCAAAGGCGTCAAAGGCGATCAAGGCTCAAGAGGACCCCCAGGGAAACATGGGCCAAAGGGATTTGTTGGTCCCATGGGAGAGAAAGGTCTCAGGGGAGAGACTGGCCCTCAAGGGCAAAAGGGGGATAAAGGCAATGTGGGACCCACTGGTCCAGAAGGGCTAAAGGGCAGCACTGGGCCTTCAGGCCCAATGGGTCTACCTGGCCCCGTGGGCCCCATTGGGAAGCCTGGCCCCAAGGGAGATGCTGGGCCCTTGGGACCCCAGGGAGATCCAGGAGTCCGGGGAATGCGAGGCTGGAAAGGGGACCGAGGCGAGAAAGGGAAGATCGGTGAGACTCCAGTCTTGCCCAAGAGTGCTTTCACGGTGGGGCTCACGGTACTAAGCAAGTTTCCTAGTTCAGATGTGCCCATTAAATTTGATAAGATCCTGTATAATGAGTTCAGTCATTACGACGTAGCCACGGGGAAGTTCATTTGCCACGTTGCTGGCGTCTATTACTTCACCTACCACATCACGGTTTTCTCCAGGAACGTTCAGGTATCTCTGGTCAAAAATGGGGTGAAGATACTGAACACCAAGGACGGCTACATGAGCTCTGAGGACCAGGCGTCGGGCGGCCTGGTGCTGCCGCTGAAGCTGGGGGACGAGGTGTGGCTGCAGGCGGCGGGCGGGGAGAGGTTCAACGGCTTGTTCGCAGACGAGGACGACGACACGACCTTCACAGGCTTCCTTCTGTTCGGCAGCCAGTGA